The following coding sequences lie in one Spinacia oleracea cultivar Varoflay chromosome 1, BTI_SOV_V1, whole genome shotgun sequence genomic window:
- the LOC110785767 gene encoding ADP-ribosylation factor GTPase-activating protein AGD3 isoform X5, translating to MHFGKLDDSPMFRQQLQCLEESAESLRERCQKFYKGSRKYTEGLGEAYDGDIAFASALETFGGGHNDPISVAFGGPVMTKFTIALREIGTYKEVLRSQAEHMLNDRLLQFVNIDLHDVKEARRRFDKACLVYDQAREKFLSLRKGTKGDVATILEEELHQARSTFEQARFNLVTTLSNIEAKKRFEFLEAVSGTMDAHLRYFKQGYELLHQMEPYINQVLTYAQQSRERSNYEQAALNERMQEYKRQIDRETRWCSNGSNGSPNGDGIQAIGRSSHKTIDAVMQSAAKGKVQTIRQGYLSKRSSNLRGDWKRRFFVLDSRGMLYYYRKECSKPSSSGPRSSGQRNSSELGSGLLSRWLSSHYHGGVHDEKSVAHHTVNLLTATIKVDADQSDLRFCFRIISPTKNYTLQAESASDQMDWIEKITGVIASLLSSQTPERCLSANPMGGLHRSASESSSVESSDFDHATNEENISERCLTAMHHDRPLRSSLQQRSFMRSEKPIDLLRKVGGNDKCADCGAPEPDWASLNLGLLVCIECSGVHRNLGVHISKVRSLTLDVKVWEPSVISLFQSLGNSFSNSLWEELLRSKGAFHVDLSASSSLKADKSQQLFISKPSAADSIAIKEKFIHAKYADKLFVRKPKDTQHLRLLAQQIWEGVRNNDKKAVYRYIVNFEADVNAVYELTSTSSSLTLAKVMRLPEQTNHGPNSSQWTGELSCKSSESSSSVSAENELLSMEDLDGCSLLHLACEYADIGMLELLLQYGANVNASDSRGQTPLHRCVLKRKAVAARLLLTRGADPQAVDGESRTPLDIARETKFDDPEFFHVEFKAD from the exons ATGCATTTCGGAAAGCTTGATGACTCTCCTATGTTCCGCCAGCAG CTGCAATGCTTGGAGGAGAGTGCTGAATCATTAAGAGAAAGATGCCAAAAGTTCTACAAAGGATCTCGAAAATACAC TGAAGGGCTTGGTGAGGCGTATGATGGTGACATTGCTTTTGCTAGTGCTTTAGAAACATTTGGAGGAGGTCACAATGATCCGATCAGTGTTGCTTTCGGTG GTCCTGTAATGACAAAATTTACTATTGCATTAAGAGAGATTGGGACTTATAAGGAAGTACTCCGTTCTCAG GCTGAGCACATGCTTAATGACCGGCTGTTACAATTTGTCAATATTGATTTGCATGATGTGAAG GAAGCGCGCAGACGTTTTGACAAGGCGTGTCTTGTGTATGATCAG GCTCGTGAGAAGTTCTTGTCACTTAGGAAGGGAACAAAAGGTGATGTTGCTACGATCTTAGAGGAG GAGCTGCATCAGGCAAGATCTACGTTTGAGCAAGCTCGCTTTAATCTG GTGACTACTCTTTCTAACATTGAAGCAAAAAAGAGATTTGAGTTCCTTGAAGCCGTCAGTGGGACCATGGATGCACATCTGCGTTACTTCAAGCAG GGCTATGAGCTGTTGCATCAGATGGAGCCGTATATAAACCAG GTCCTGACATATGCTCAGCAATCCAGAGAAAGGTCCAATTATGAGCAGGCAGCTCTTAATGAAAGAATGCAAGAGTACAAGAGACAAATTGATCGAGAGACTAGATGGTGTTCTAACGGATCTAATGGATCTCCAAATGGCGATGGTATACAAGCTATTGGTAGAAGTTCACATAAAACAATAGATGCAGTTATGCAATCTGCCGCAAAAGGAAAG GTTCAAACCATAAGGCAGGGTTATCTCTCGAAACGTTCATCTAACTTGAGAGGGGATTGGAAGAGAAGGTTTTTTGTCCTTGATAGCCGAGGAATGCTTTACTACTACAGGAAAGAGTGCAGTAAACCATCT AGCTCCGGGCCCCGTAGTTCTGGTCAGAGGAATAGTTCTGAACTTGGTTCTGGATTGCTTAGTCGCTGGCTTTCTTCACATTATCATGGTGGGGTGCATGATGAGAAATCTGTTGCCCATCATACTGTAAATCTGCTAACTGCAACAATAAAAGTTGATGCTGATCAGTCAGATCTACGGTTTTGCTTCAGGATTATCTCACCAACCAAAAACTACACATTACAG GCAGAAAGTGCATCGGATCAAATGGATTGGATTGAGAAAATAACAGGGGTCATTGCTTCGTTGTTAAGCTCTCAAACCCCTGAAAGG TGTCTGTCTGCTAATCCAATGGGAGGTCTTCATCGATCTGCCAGTGAGAGTAGCTCCGTCGAAAGTTCTGATTTTGATCACGCTACAAATGAAGAAAACATATCTGAGAGATGCCTCACTGCTATGCATCATGACCGCCCATTGAGAAGTTCACTACAACAGCGATCATTCATGAGGTCTGAAAAGCCAATTGATCTGCTGAGGAAGGTTGGTGGTAATGACAAATGTGCAGATTGTGGAGCCCCAGAACCTGATTGGGCTTCCTTAAATCTGGGATTACTTGTTTGCATCGAATGTTCAGGTGTTCATCGCAATCTTGGTGTTCACATTTCAAAG gttAGATCACTTACACTCGACGTTAAAGTGTGGGAGCCCTCGGTCATATCATTATTTCAGTCTCTGGGAAATTCATTTTCTAATTCATTGTGGGAAGAACTTTTGCGGTCAAAAGGTGCTTTTCATGTTGATCTTTCGGCTTCAAG CTCGCTGAAGGCTGATAAGTCGCAGCAGCTTTTCATCAGCAAACCTAGTGCTGCTGATTCAATCGCAATAAAGGAAAAGTTCATTCATGCAAAG TATGCAGATAAGCTGTTTGTTCGGAAGCCAAAGGACACGCAACATCTTCGGTTATTAGCACAACAAATTTGGGAAGGTGTGCGTAACAATGACAAGAAAGCAGTATATCGGTATATTGTGAACTTTGAAGCAGATGTTAACGCTGTGTATGAGTTAACATCCACAAGCTCTTCTTTAACCCTTGCAAAAGTAATGCGGTTACCAGAGCAGACAAATCATGGACCAAACTCTAGTCAATGGACTGGGGAATTGTCATGCAAATCCTCTGAGAGCTCATCTAGTGTATCTGCCGAAAATGAATTGCTGAGCATGGAGGATCTAGACGGATGTTCCTTGCTTCACCTTGCTTGTGAATATGCTGACATAGGCATGTTGGAGCTCCTTCTGCAGTACGGCGCAAATGTAAATGCATCAGACTCTAGAGGTCAGACACCACTTCATCGATGTGTTCTGAAAAGGAAGGCTGTAGCTGCAAGATTGCTTCTGACAAG GGGTGCAGATCCGCAGGCTGTGGATGGAGAAAGTAGAACCCCTCTTGATATTGCCAGGGAAACTAAATTCGATGATCCTGAG
- the LOC110785767 gene encoding ADP-ribosylation factor GTPase-activating protein AGD3 isoform X3: protein MHFGKLDDSPMFRQQLQCLEESAESLRERCQKFYKGSRKYTEGLGEAYDGDIAFASALETFGGGHNDPISVAFGGPVMTKFTIALREIGTYKEVLRSQAEHMLNDRLLQFVNIDLHDVKEARRRFDKACLVYDQAREKFLSLRKGTKGDVATILEEELHQARSTFEQARFNLVTTLSNIEAKKRFEFLEAVSGTMDAHLRYFKQIKAGDTKDYREETALDKCNVGNPLEHGYELLHQMEPYINQVLTYAQQSRERSNYEQAALNERMQEYKRQIDRETRWCSNGSNGSPNGDGIQAIGRSSHKTIDAVMQSAAKGKVQTIRQGYLSKRSSNLRGDWKRRFFVLDSRGMLYYYRKECSKPSSSGPRSSGQRNSSELGSGLLSRWLSSHYHGGVHDEKSVAHHTVNLLTATIKVDADQSDLRFCFRIISPTKNYTLQAESASDQMDWIEKITGVIASLLSSQTPERCLSANPMGGLHRSASESSSVESSDFDHATNEENISERCLTAMHHDRPLRSSLQQRSFMRSEKPIDLLRKVGGNDKCADCGAPEPDWASLNLGLLVCIECSGVHRNLGVHISKVRSLTLDVKVWEPSVISLFQSLGNSFSNSLWEELLRSKGAFHVDLSASSSLKADKSQQLFISKPSAADSIAIKEKFIHAKYADKLFVRKPKDTQHLRLLAQQIWEGVRNNDKKAVYRYIVNFEADVNAVYELTSTSSSLTLAKVMRLPEQTNHGPNSSQWTGELSCKSSESSSSVSAENELLSMEDLDGCSLLHLACEYADIGMLELLLQYGANVNASDSRGQTPLHRCVLKRKAVAARLLLTRGADPQAVDGESRTPLDIARETKFDDPEGE, encoded by the exons ATGCATTTCGGAAAGCTTGATGACTCTCCTATGTTCCGCCAGCAG CTGCAATGCTTGGAGGAGAGTGCTGAATCATTAAGAGAAAGATGCCAAAAGTTCTACAAAGGATCTCGAAAATACAC TGAAGGGCTTGGTGAGGCGTATGATGGTGACATTGCTTTTGCTAGTGCTTTAGAAACATTTGGAGGAGGTCACAATGATCCGATCAGTGTTGCTTTCGGTG GTCCTGTAATGACAAAATTTACTATTGCATTAAGAGAGATTGGGACTTATAAGGAAGTACTCCGTTCTCAG GCTGAGCACATGCTTAATGACCGGCTGTTACAATTTGTCAATATTGATTTGCATGATGTGAAG GAAGCGCGCAGACGTTTTGACAAGGCGTGTCTTGTGTATGATCAG GCTCGTGAGAAGTTCTTGTCACTTAGGAAGGGAACAAAAGGTGATGTTGCTACGATCTTAGAGGAG GAGCTGCATCAGGCAAGATCTACGTTTGAGCAAGCTCGCTTTAATCTG GTGACTACTCTTTCTAACATTGAAGCAAAAAAGAGATTTGAGTTCCTTGAAGCCGTCAGTGGGACCATGGATGCACATCTGCGTTACTTCAAGCAG ATAAAGGCTGGGGATACGAAGGACTATAGAGAAGAAACTGCTCTGGATAAATGCAATGTTGGCAATCCTTTGGAGCAT GGCTATGAGCTGTTGCATCAGATGGAGCCGTATATAAACCAG GTCCTGACATATGCTCAGCAATCCAGAGAAAGGTCCAATTATGAGCAGGCAGCTCTTAATGAAAGAATGCAAGAGTACAAGAGACAAATTGATCGAGAGACTAGATGGTGTTCTAACGGATCTAATGGATCTCCAAATGGCGATGGTATACAAGCTATTGGTAGAAGTTCACATAAAACAATAGATGCAGTTATGCAATCTGCCGCAAAAGGAAAG GTTCAAACCATAAGGCAGGGTTATCTCTCGAAACGTTCATCTAACTTGAGAGGGGATTGGAAGAGAAGGTTTTTTGTCCTTGATAGCCGAGGAATGCTTTACTACTACAGGAAAGAGTGCAGTAAACCATCT AGCTCCGGGCCCCGTAGTTCTGGTCAGAGGAATAGTTCTGAACTTGGTTCTGGATTGCTTAGTCGCTGGCTTTCTTCACATTATCATGGTGGGGTGCATGATGAGAAATCTGTTGCCCATCATACTGTAAATCTGCTAACTGCAACAATAAAAGTTGATGCTGATCAGTCAGATCTACGGTTTTGCTTCAGGATTATCTCACCAACCAAAAACTACACATTACAG GCAGAAAGTGCATCGGATCAAATGGATTGGATTGAGAAAATAACAGGGGTCATTGCTTCGTTGTTAAGCTCTCAAACCCCTGAAAGG TGTCTGTCTGCTAATCCAATGGGAGGTCTTCATCGATCTGCCAGTGAGAGTAGCTCCGTCGAAAGTTCTGATTTTGATCACGCTACAAATGAAGAAAACATATCTGAGAGATGCCTCACTGCTATGCATCATGACCGCCCATTGAGAAGTTCACTACAACAGCGATCATTCATGAGGTCTGAAAAGCCAATTGATCTGCTGAGGAAGGTTGGTGGTAATGACAAATGTGCAGATTGTGGAGCCCCAGAACCTGATTGGGCTTCCTTAAATCTGGGATTACTTGTTTGCATCGAATGTTCAGGTGTTCATCGCAATCTTGGTGTTCACATTTCAAAG gttAGATCACTTACACTCGACGTTAAAGTGTGGGAGCCCTCGGTCATATCATTATTTCAGTCTCTGGGAAATTCATTTTCTAATTCATTGTGGGAAGAACTTTTGCGGTCAAAAGGTGCTTTTCATGTTGATCTTTCGGCTTCAAG CTCGCTGAAGGCTGATAAGTCGCAGCAGCTTTTCATCAGCAAACCTAGTGCTGCTGATTCAATCGCAATAAAGGAAAAGTTCATTCATGCAAAG TATGCAGATAAGCTGTTTGTTCGGAAGCCAAAGGACACGCAACATCTTCGGTTATTAGCACAACAAATTTGGGAAGGTGTGCGTAACAATGACAAGAAAGCAGTATATCGGTATATTGTGAACTTTGAAGCAGATGTTAACGCTGTGTATGAGTTAACATCCACAAGCTCTTCTTTAACCCTTGCAAAAGTAATGCGGTTACCAGAGCAGACAAATCATGGACCAAACTCTAGTCAATGGACTGGGGAATTGTCATGCAAATCCTCTGAGAGCTCATCTAGTGTATCTGCCGAAAATGAATTGCTGAGCATGGAGGATCTAGACGGATGTTCCTTGCTTCACCTTGCTTGTGAATATGCTGACATAGGCATGTTGGAGCTCCTTCTGCAGTACGGCGCAAATGTAAATGCATCAGACTCTAGAGGTCAGACACCACTTCATCGATGTGTTCTGAAAAGGAAGGCTGTAGCTGCAAGATTGCTTCTGACAAG GGGTGCAGATCCGCAGGCTGTGGATGGAGAAAGTAGAACCCCTCTTGATATTGCCAGGGAAACTAAATTCGATGATCCTGAG GGTGAGTAG
- the LOC110785767 gene encoding ADP-ribosylation factor GTPase-activating protein AGD3 isoform X4, which produces MHFGKLDDSPMFRQQLQCLEESAESLRERCQKFYKGSRKYTEGLGEAYDGDIAFASALETFGGGHNDPISVAFGGPVMTKFTIALREIGTYKEVLRSQAEHMLNDRLLQFVNIDLHDVKEARRRFDKACLVYDQAREKFLSLRKGTKGDVATILEEELHQARSTFEQARFNLVTTLSNIEAKKRFEFLEAVSGTMDAHLRYFKQGYELLHQMEPYINQVLTYAQQSRERSNYEQAALNERMQEYKRQIDRETRWCSNGSNGSPNGDGIQAIGRSSHKTIDAVMQSAAKGKVQTIRQGYLSKRSSNLRGDWKRRFFVLDSRGMLYYYRKECSKPSSSGPRSSGQRNSSELGSGLLSRWLSSHYHGGVHDEKSVAHHTVNLLTATIKVDADQSDLRFCFRIISPTKNYTLQAESASDQMDWIEKITGVIASLLSSQTPERCLSANPMGGLHRSASESSSVESSDFDHATNEENISERCLTAMHHDRPLRSSLQQRSFMRSEKPIDLLRKVGGNDKCADCGAPEPDWASLNLGLLVCIECSGVHRNLGVHISKVRSLTLDVKVWEPSVISLFQSLGNSFSNSLWEELLRSKGAFHVDLSASSSLKADKSQQLFISKPSAADSIAIKEKFIHAKYADKLFVRKPKDTQHLRLLAQQIWEGVRNNDKKAVYRYIVNFEADVNAVYELTSTSSSLTLAKVMRLPEQTNHGPNSSQWTGELSCKSSESSSSVSAENELLSMEDLDGCSLLHLACEYADIGMLELLLQYGANVNASDSRGQTPLHRCVLKRKAVAARLLLTRGADPQAVDGESRTPLDIARETKFDDPEVLSLLSYSRG; this is translated from the exons ATGCATTTCGGAAAGCTTGATGACTCTCCTATGTTCCGCCAGCAG CTGCAATGCTTGGAGGAGAGTGCTGAATCATTAAGAGAAAGATGCCAAAAGTTCTACAAAGGATCTCGAAAATACAC TGAAGGGCTTGGTGAGGCGTATGATGGTGACATTGCTTTTGCTAGTGCTTTAGAAACATTTGGAGGAGGTCACAATGATCCGATCAGTGTTGCTTTCGGTG GTCCTGTAATGACAAAATTTACTATTGCATTAAGAGAGATTGGGACTTATAAGGAAGTACTCCGTTCTCAG GCTGAGCACATGCTTAATGACCGGCTGTTACAATTTGTCAATATTGATTTGCATGATGTGAAG GAAGCGCGCAGACGTTTTGACAAGGCGTGTCTTGTGTATGATCAG GCTCGTGAGAAGTTCTTGTCACTTAGGAAGGGAACAAAAGGTGATGTTGCTACGATCTTAGAGGAG GAGCTGCATCAGGCAAGATCTACGTTTGAGCAAGCTCGCTTTAATCTG GTGACTACTCTTTCTAACATTGAAGCAAAAAAGAGATTTGAGTTCCTTGAAGCCGTCAGTGGGACCATGGATGCACATCTGCGTTACTTCAAGCAG GGCTATGAGCTGTTGCATCAGATGGAGCCGTATATAAACCAG GTCCTGACATATGCTCAGCAATCCAGAGAAAGGTCCAATTATGAGCAGGCAGCTCTTAATGAAAGAATGCAAGAGTACAAGAGACAAATTGATCGAGAGACTAGATGGTGTTCTAACGGATCTAATGGATCTCCAAATGGCGATGGTATACAAGCTATTGGTAGAAGTTCACATAAAACAATAGATGCAGTTATGCAATCTGCCGCAAAAGGAAAG GTTCAAACCATAAGGCAGGGTTATCTCTCGAAACGTTCATCTAACTTGAGAGGGGATTGGAAGAGAAGGTTTTTTGTCCTTGATAGCCGAGGAATGCTTTACTACTACAGGAAAGAGTGCAGTAAACCATCT AGCTCCGGGCCCCGTAGTTCTGGTCAGAGGAATAGTTCTGAACTTGGTTCTGGATTGCTTAGTCGCTGGCTTTCTTCACATTATCATGGTGGGGTGCATGATGAGAAATCTGTTGCCCATCATACTGTAAATCTGCTAACTGCAACAATAAAAGTTGATGCTGATCAGTCAGATCTACGGTTTTGCTTCAGGATTATCTCACCAACCAAAAACTACACATTACAG GCAGAAAGTGCATCGGATCAAATGGATTGGATTGAGAAAATAACAGGGGTCATTGCTTCGTTGTTAAGCTCTCAAACCCCTGAAAGG TGTCTGTCTGCTAATCCAATGGGAGGTCTTCATCGATCTGCCAGTGAGAGTAGCTCCGTCGAAAGTTCTGATTTTGATCACGCTACAAATGAAGAAAACATATCTGAGAGATGCCTCACTGCTATGCATCATGACCGCCCATTGAGAAGTTCACTACAACAGCGATCATTCATGAGGTCTGAAAAGCCAATTGATCTGCTGAGGAAGGTTGGTGGTAATGACAAATGTGCAGATTGTGGAGCCCCAGAACCTGATTGGGCTTCCTTAAATCTGGGATTACTTGTTTGCATCGAATGTTCAGGTGTTCATCGCAATCTTGGTGTTCACATTTCAAAG gttAGATCACTTACACTCGACGTTAAAGTGTGGGAGCCCTCGGTCATATCATTATTTCAGTCTCTGGGAAATTCATTTTCTAATTCATTGTGGGAAGAACTTTTGCGGTCAAAAGGTGCTTTTCATGTTGATCTTTCGGCTTCAAG CTCGCTGAAGGCTGATAAGTCGCAGCAGCTTTTCATCAGCAAACCTAGTGCTGCTGATTCAATCGCAATAAAGGAAAAGTTCATTCATGCAAAG TATGCAGATAAGCTGTTTGTTCGGAAGCCAAAGGACACGCAACATCTTCGGTTATTAGCACAACAAATTTGGGAAGGTGTGCGTAACAATGACAAGAAAGCAGTATATCGGTATATTGTGAACTTTGAAGCAGATGTTAACGCTGTGTATGAGTTAACATCCACAAGCTCTTCTTTAACCCTTGCAAAAGTAATGCGGTTACCAGAGCAGACAAATCATGGACCAAACTCTAGTCAATGGACTGGGGAATTGTCATGCAAATCCTCTGAGAGCTCATCTAGTGTATCTGCCGAAAATGAATTGCTGAGCATGGAGGATCTAGACGGATGTTCCTTGCTTCACCTTGCTTGTGAATATGCTGACATAGGCATGTTGGAGCTCCTTCTGCAGTACGGCGCAAATGTAAATGCATCAGACTCTAGAGGTCAGACACCACTTCATCGATGTGTTCTGAAAAGGAAGGCTGTAGCTGCAAGATTGCTTCTGACAAG GGGTGCAGATCCGCAGGCTGTGGATGGAGAAAGTAGAACCCCTCTTGATATTGCCAGGGAAACTAAATTCGATGATCCTGAGGTACTTTCCTTGTTGTCTTACTCCAGAGGATAA
- the LOC110785767 gene encoding ADP-ribosylation factor GTPase-activating protein AGD3 isoform X1 has protein sequence MHFGKLDDSPMFRQQLQCLEESAESLRERCQKFYKGSRKYTEGLGEAYDGDIAFASALETFGGGHNDPISVAFGGPVMTKFTIALREIGTYKEVLRSQAEHMLNDRLLQFVNIDLHDVKEARRRFDKACLVYDQAREKFLSLRKGTKGDVATILEEELHQARSTFEQARFNLVTTLSNIEAKKRFEFLEAVSGTMDAHLRYFKQIKAGDTKDYREETALDKCNVGNPLEHGYELLHQMEPYINQVLTYAQQSRERSNYEQAALNERMQEYKRQIDRETRWCSNGSNGSPNGDGIQAIGRSSHKTIDAVMQSAAKGKVQTIRQGYLSKRSSNLRGDWKRRFFVLDSRGMLYYYRKECSKPSSSGPRSSGQRNSSELGSGLLSRWLSSHYHGGVHDEKSVAHHTVNLLTATIKVDADQSDLRFCFRIISPTKNYTLQAESASDQMDWIEKITGVIASLLSSQTPERCLSANPMGGLHRSASESSSVESSDFDHATNEENISERCLTAMHHDRPLRSSLQQRSFMRSEKPIDLLRKVGGNDKCADCGAPEPDWASLNLGLLVCIECSGVHRNLGVHISKVRSLTLDVKVWEPSVISLFQSLGNSFSNSLWEELLRSKGAFHVDLSASSSLKADKSQQLFISKPSAADSIAIKEKFIHAKYADKLFVRKPKDTQHLRLLAQQIWEGVRNNDKKAVYRYIVNFEADVNAVYELTSTSSSLTLAKVMRLPEQTNHGPNSSQWTGELSCKSSESSSSVSAENELLSMEDLDGCSLLHLACEYADIGMLELLLQYGANVNASDSRGQTPLHRCVLKRKAVAARLLLTRGADPQAVDGESRTPLDIARETKFDDPEVLSLLSYSRG, from the exons ATGCATTTCGGAAAGCTTGATGACTCTCCTATGTTCCGCCAGCAG CTGCAATGCTTGGAGGAGAGTGCTGAATCATTAAGAGAAAGATGCCAAAAGTTCTACAAAGGATCTCGAAAATACAC TGAAGGGCTTGGTGAGGCGTATGATGGTGACATTGCTTTTGCTAGTGCTTTAGAAACATTTGGAGGAGGTCACAATGATCCGATCAGTGTTGCTTTCGGTG GTCCTGTAATGACAAAATTTACTATTGCATTAAGAGAGATTGGGACTTATAAGGAAGTACTCCGTTCTCAG GCTGAGCACATGCTTAATGACCGGCTGTTACAATTTGTCAATATTGATTTGCATGATGTGAAG GAAGCGCGCAGACGTTTTGACAAGGCGTGTCTTGTGTATGATCAG GCTCGTGAGAAGTTCTTGTCACTTAGGAAGGGAACAAAAGGTGATGTTGCTACGATCTTAGAGGAG GAGCTGCATCAGGCAAGATCTACGTTTGAGCAAGCTCGCTTTAATCTG GTGACTACTCTTTCTAACATTGAAGCAAAAAAGAGATTTGAGTTCCTTGAAGCCGTCAGTGGGACCATGGATGCACATCTGCGTTACTTCAAGCAG ATAAAGGCTGGGGATACGAAGGACTATAGAGAAGAAACTGCTCTGGATAAATGCAATGTTGGCAATCCTTTGGAGCAT GGCTATGAGCTGTTGCATCAGATGGAGCCGTATATAAACCAG GTCCTGACATATGCTCAGCAATCCAGAGAAAGGTCCAATTATGAGCAGGCAGCTCTTAATGAAAGAATGCAAGAGTACAAGAGACAAATTGATCGAGAGACTAGATGGTGTTCTAACGGATCTAATGGATCTCCAAATGGCGATGGTATACAAGCTATTGGTAGAAGTTCACATAAAACAATAGATGCAGTTATGCAATCTGCCGCAAAAGGAAAG GTTCAAACCATAAGGCAGGGTTATCTCTCGAAACGTTCATCTAACTTGAGAGGGGATTGGAAGAGAAGGTTTTTTGTCCTTGATAGCCGAGGAATGCTTTACTACTACAGGAAAGAGTGCAGTAAACCATCT AGCTCCGGGCCCCGTAGTTCTGGTCAGAGGAATAGTTCTGAACTTGGTTCTGGATTGCTTAGTCGCTGGCTTTCTTCACATTATCATGGTGGGGTGCATGATGAGAAATCTGTTGCCCATCATACTGTAAATCTGCTAACTGCAACAATAAAAGTTGATGCTGATCAGTCAGATCTACGGTTTTGCTTCAGGATTATCTCACCAACCAAAAACTACACATTACAG GCAGAAAGTGCATCGGATCAAATGGATTGGATTGAGAAAATAACAGGGGTCATTGCTTCGTTGTTAAGCTCTCAAACCCCTGAAAGG TGTCTGTCTGCTAATCCAATGGGAGGTCTTCATCGATCTGCCAGTGAGAGTAGCTCCGTCGAAAGTTCTGATTTTGATCACGCTACAAATGAAGAAAACATATCTGAGAGATGCCTCACTGCTATGCATCATGACCGCCCATTGAGAAGTTCACTACAACAGCGATCATTCATGAGGTCTGAAAAGCCAATTGATCTGCTGAGGAAGGTTGGTGGTAATGACAAATGTGCAGATTGTGGAGCCCCAGAACCTGATTGGGCTTCCTTAAATCTGGGATTACTTGTTTGCATCGAATGTTCAGGTGTTCATCGCAATCTTGGTGTTCACATTTCAAAG gttAGATCACTTACACTCGACGTTAAAGTGTGGGAGCCCTCGGTCATATCATTATTTCAGTCTCTGGGAAATTCATTTTCTAATTCATTGTGGGAAGAACTTTTGCGGTCAAAAGGTGCTTTTCATGTTGATCTTTCGGCTTCAAG CTCGCTGAAGGCTGATAAGTCGCAGCAGCTTTTCATCAGCAAACCTAGTGCTGCTGATTCAATCGCAATAAAGGAAAAGTTCATTCATGCAAAG TATGCAGATAAGCTGTTTGTTCGGAAGCCAAAGGACACGCAACATCTTCGGTTATTAGCACAACAAATTTGGGAAGGTGTGCGTAACAATGACAAGAAAGCAGTATATCGGTATATTGTGAACTTTGAAGCAGATGTTAACGCTGTGTATGAGTTAACATCCACAAGCTCTTCTTTAACCCTTGCAAAAGTAATGCGGTTACCAGAGCAGACAAATCATGGACCAAACTCTAGTCAATGGACTGGGGAATTGTCATGCAAATCCTCTGAGAGCTCATCTAGTGTATCTGCCGAAAATGAATTGCTGAGCATGGAGGATCTAGACGGATGTTCCTTGCTTCACCTTGCTTGTGAATATGCTGACATAGGCATGTTGGAGCTCCTTCTGCAGTACGGCGCAAATGTAAATGCATCAGACTCTAGAGGTCAGACACCACTTCATCGATGTGTTCTGAAAAGGAAGGCTGTAGCTGCAAGATTGCTTCTGACAAG GGGTGCAGATCCGCAGGCTGTGGATGGAGAAAGTAGAACCCCTCTTGATATTGCCAGGGAAACTAAATTCGATGATCCTGAGGTACTTTCCTTGTTGTCTTACTCCAGAGGATAA